One Halorientalis litorea DNA segment encodes these proteins:
- a CDS encoding DolP-mannose mannosyltransferase, protein MPTLRDTLRVGERQRPSGLAVTLVISLLLVLERVWPRLYGHALTTDPAVYMAGGMQFAHGQLPYVHLWDIKPPAIHETVGLAALVTGRNPELTYIVVLALTVTTVIAMVGTTFRLVEDLTGDAAAASVGALSLLVYPETIQMLTGGPRVKYFAAAFTLAAVYCYRLDRPVATGVTAGLAAAYWQPAVLVVVGVAVGVVVEDRESPRLSRRRVGILGGLLATAAVVVAPWVLTGKLTPLVGQTVLAPVLFSSGAGPATAAPNIAARLGWFGVGAVGFGVVGIAVTLRRVGRRDERGVWLIAFVGASALGLTTVQHGGSDLIWTVAMLAPCVGLAVAQFPRRLPIGPTVIPVTLLLVGLVIVGALVGGVVGGDRYTDASLADTYWDGKSTAADCHWRMSGHERAYIERTGVTDRDTCWGTRVDEGLDAILG, encoded by the coding sequence GTGCCAACTCTCCGCGATACCCTCCGCGTGGGGGAGCGACAGCGACCGAGCGGACTGGCGGTGACGCTCGTGATTTCCCTGCTTCTGGTACTTGAGCGGGTCTGGCCGCGCCTGTACGGCCACGCACTTACGACTGACCCGGCAGTCTACATGGCTGGCGGAATGCAATTCGCTCATGGCCAACTCCCGTACGTCCATCTCTGGGATATCAAGCCGCCTGCCATCCACGAGACGGTTGGACTGGCGGCACTCGTGACTGGACGCAACCCGGAACTCACCTACATCGTCGTCCTCGCACTGACGGTCACGACGGTCATCGCGATGGTGGGTACTACCTTCCGTCTGGTCGAGGACCTGACCGGCGACGCGGCCGCCGCCAGCGTGGGCGCGCTCTCACTGCTGGTCTACCCGGAGACAATCCAAATGCTGACCGGCGGGCCGCGAGTCAAGTACTTCGCTGCGGCGTTCACACTGGCGGCGGTCTACTGCTACCGCCTCGACCGACCAGTCGCGACGGGCGTGACGGCGGGCCTCGCGGCGGCGTACTGGCAACCTGCCGTACTCGTCGTTGTCGGCGTCGCCGTCGGTGTGGTCGTCGAGGACCGCGAGTCACCGCGACTGTCGCGTCGCCGGGTTGGTATCCTCGGCGGCCTGCTCGCGACGGCGGCAGTCGTCGTCGCGCCGTGGGTCCTGACTGGTAAGTTGACGCCATTAGTTGGACAGACAGTCCTCGCACCGGTGCTGTTCTCCTCGGGTGCGGGTCCGGCGACGGCGGCCCCGAACATCGCGGCCCGGTTGGGCTGGTTCGGTGTCGGTGCCGTTGGCTTCGGTGTGGTCGGGATAGCGGTCACACTCCGACGCGTCGGCCGTCGCGACGAACGGGGCGTGTGGCTGATTGCGTTCGTCGGAGCATCAGCCCTCGGACTCACGACGGTGCAACACGGCGGCTCGGACCTCATCTGGACCGTCGCGATGCTCGCCCCGTGCGTCGGCTTGGCCGTCGCCCAATTCCCTCGTCGTCTCCCGATTGGTCCGACAGTTATTCCAGTCACGCTCCTGCTCGTCGGACTCGTAATCGTCGGCGCGCTCGTTGGGGGTGTGGTCGGTGGCGACCGCTATACCGACGCGTCGCTTGCAGACACGTACTGGGACGGTAAGTCGACGGCCGCGGACTGTCACTGGCGGATGTCCGGTCACGAACGGGCGTACATCGAGCGAACAGGCGTCACGGACCGTGACACCTGTTGGGGGACGCGGGTTGACGAAGGACTCGACGCGATACTTGGATGA
- a CDS encoding dihydrolipoamide acetyltransferase family protein — protein MLAFELPDVGEGVAEGEIIQWLVAPGDSVTEDQPVVEVETDKAVVEVPSPVDGTVAELRAAAGEVVPVGEVIIVFDEAGEETDEAATTGDTEPAGASGATGNGDTPADGRVFAAPSARRLARELGVDISAVEGSGPSGRVTEGDVRAAADGEAADTGEGTGETADPDASAAVDDGTASTRERTLAVPSTRGVARELDVDLGSVPATERRDGEAFVTAEAVREYAETQQAAQAADAAAASAAGAADADPADAERVSAGDTDEEATTPGVAERVPYRGVRRTIGEQMEQSKFTAPHVTHHDREDVTELVEMRDRSQSRAADRGVDLTYLPFVLKAVVAGLREYPILNSRLDEDAGEIVVHGDYNVGIATATDAGLMVPVVEHVDEKSILDIAAETRTLVEKARDRSIAREEMQGGTFTVTNFGAIGGEYATPVINYPETAILGLGAVRERPWVIEDDGESSVAPRHVLPLSLSIDHRVVDGAEAARFTNTVMDYLRDPELLLLE, from the coding sequence ATGCTCGCGTTCGAACTCCCCGATGTGGGCGAGGGCGTCGCCGAGGGCGAAATCATCCAGTGGCTGGTCGCCCCCGGCGACAGCGTGACCGAGGACCAACCGGTCGTGGAAGTCGAGACGGACAAGGCCGTCGTCGAAGTCCCGTCCCCCGTCGACGGCACCGTCGCGGAACTGCGGGCGGCGGCCGGCGAGGTGGTTCCGGTCGGCGAGGTCATCATCGTGTTCGACGAGGCGGGCGAGGAGACGGACGAAGCGGCGACCACGGGCGACACGGAACCGGCGGGAGCGAGCGGTGCCACCGGAAACGGCGACACCCCGGCGGACGGGCGCGTGTTCGCCGCGCCGAGCGCGCGCCGACTAGCCCGCGAGCTCGGCGTCGACATCAGTGCGGTCGAGGGGTCGGGACCGAGCGGCCGCGTGACCGAAGGAGACGTGCGTGCCGCCGCCGACGGCGAGGCGGCCGACACGGGAGAGGGTACGGGCGAGACAGCCGACCCCGACGCGTCGGCGGCGGTAGACGACGGGACGGCGTCGACCCGTGAGCGGACGCTCGCGGTGCCGTCGACCCGCGGCGTGGCCCGCGAACTCGACGTTGACCTCGGTTCGGTCCCGGCGACCGAACGGCGCGACGGCGAGGCGTTCGTCACCGCCGAGGCCGTCCGGGAGTACGCCGAGACACAGCAGGCGGCACAGGCCGCCGACGCCGCCGCGGCGTCGGCGGCGGGCGCGGCAGACGCGGACCCGGCGGACGCCGAGCGCGTCTCGGCCGGTGACACCGACGAGGAGGCGACCACACCGGGCGTCGCCGAGCGCGTCCCCTACCGTGGCGTCCGCCGGACCATCGGCGAGCAGATGGAGCAGTCGAAGTTCACCGCACCCCACGTCACTCACCACGACAGGGAGGACGTGACGGAATTGGTCGAGATGCGCGACCGCTCGCAGTCGCGGGCGGCCGACCGGGGCGTGGACCTGACGTACCTCCCGTTCGTCCTGAAGGCCGTCGTCGCCGGCCTGCGTGAGTACCCGATTCTCAACTCGCGACTGGACGAGGACGCCGGGGAAATCGTCGTCCACGGCGACTACAACGTCGGCATCGCCACCGCGACGGACGCGGGGCTGATGGTCCCCGTGGTGGAACACGTCGACGAGAAGTCGATTCTCGACATCGCGGCGGAGACGCGGACGTTGGTCGAGAAAGCCCGCGACCGCTCCATCGCCCGCGAGGAGATGCAGGGCGGGACGTTCACCGTCACGAACTTCGGGGCCATCGGCGGGGAGTACGCCACGCCGGTCATCAACTACCCGGAGACGGCGATTCTGGGCCTCGGTGCGGTGCGGGAGCGGCCGTGGGTAATCGAGGATGACGGCGAATCGTCCGTCGCCCCGCGCCACGTCCTGCCACTCTCGCTGTCTATCGACCACCGCGTCGTCGACGGCGCGGAGGCCGCACGGTTCACGAACACCGTGATGGACTACCTTCGGGACCCGGAACTGCTCCTGTTGGAGTGA
- a CDS encoding alpha-ketoacid dehydrogenase subunit beta, with translation MSETAADTQELTLVQAVRDGLYGEMQRDEDVLVMGEDVGANGGVFRATQGLVEEFGEKRVVDTPLAESGIVGTAIGMAAYGLRPVPEIQFMGFIYPAFDQIISHAARLRTRSRGRFTCPLVVRAPYGGGIRAPEHHSESKEAFFVHEPGLKVVIPSTPHDTKGLLASAIRDPDPVVFLEPKLIYRAFREPVPDENYTVPLGEAAVRREGTDVSVFTWGAMTRPTMEAAETLAEEGIDCEVVDLRTLSPLDEDAILDSFRKTGRAVVVHEAPKTGGLAGEITATIQEEALLYQEAPIGRVTGFDTPYPLYALEDYYLPEAERVADGIRETVEF, from the coding sequence ATGAGCGAAACGGCGGCGGACACACAGGAGTTGACGCTCGTGCAGGCGGTCCGGGACGGCCTGTACGGCGAGATGCAACGGGACGAAGACGTACTCGTGATGGGCGAGGACGTGGGCGCGAACGGCGGCGTGTTCCGCGCCACGCAGGGCCTCGTCGAGGAGTTCGGCGAGAAGCGGGTCGTCGACACCCCGCTCGCGGAGTCGGGCATCGTCGGGACTGCCATCGGCATGGCCGCCTACGGCCTGCGTCCCGTCCCCGAGATACAGTTCATGGGGTTCATCTACCCGGCGTTCGACCAGATAATCAGCCACGCCGCCCGCCTGCGCACCCGAAGCAGGGGGCGGTTCACCTGCCCGCTCGTCGTGCGGGCACCCTACGGCGGCGGCATCCGCGCACCGGAACACCACTCCGAGTCCAAGGAGGCATTTTTCGTCCACGAGCCGGGACTGAAAGTCGTCATCCCCTCGACGCCACACGACACGAAGGGGTTGCTCGCGTCGGCCATCCGCGACCCCGACCCGGTCGTCTTCCTCGAACCGAAACTCATCTACAGAGCGTTCCGGGAACCGGTTCCGGACGAGAACTACACTGTCCCGCTGGGCGAGGCGGCCGTCCGCCGCGAGGGGACGGACGTGTCGGTGTTCACCTGGGGCGCGATGACCCGCCCGACGATGGAGGCCGCCGAGACTCTCGCCGAAGAGGGCATCGACTGTGAAGTCGTGGACCTGCGGACCCTCTCGCCGCTGGACGAGGACGCCATCCTCGACTCCTTCCGGAAGACGGGGCGGGCTGTCGTGGTCCACGAGGCCCCCAAGACCGGCGGCTTGGCGGGCGAGATTACCGCCACGATTCAGGAGGAGGCCCTGCTGTATCAGGAGGCCCCCATCGGCCGGGTAACCGGGTTCGACACGCCGTACCCGCTGTACGCCCTCGAAGACTACTACCTGCCCGAAGCCGAGCGCGTGGCCGACGGCATCCGCGAGACGGTCGAGTTCTGA
- a CDS encoding DUF7289 family protein, whose protein sequence is MGKRTKSWNERGVSTVIGFVLVTGVIISGMAIMAILGGSQLGDIGEQYETKQTVNTMASFDSDASLVALGSSSVRQVNFGSGSGTRYVEPTTGRLTIVSVDGTNRTVIANTTLGEVRSEVGDTDIVYQGGGVWRHADGNTTMVSPPEFHYQAQTLTFPVVTVENQYAGSGSSLTIENNGTEQLFPNETLSNPVSGATIRVEVRSRYHEGWARYFQTRTTGAVEHDRSEDLAAVNLTAPADGIFDYSVATTAGGSGAITVSGSPYYCGPSSNVYSCPVQRGVNYPSADSAVEREIDDCEPSGCLDLAANLPNLDEGTYYADSDVTIPDGTTVDTSDGNTTIVVDGDVDWQGGGGPPGTQHFDIQGPNRTEFYVNGTVELDGGPNVNTDSTNPDRLLVFVHSSADFASGSGNPEFHGLIYAPGSEFDIDGGGSASNFVGAVVARTANVNGGGNPSVTNVQYDPSIDPNVGIGSDPDLTYLHVTRNNISVTGG, encoded by the coding sequence ATGGGAAAGCGTACCAAATCGTGGAACGAGCGTGGGGTATCGACCGTCATCGGTTTCGTCCTCGTCACGGGCGTCATCATCAGCGGGATGGCGATAATGGCAATCCTCGGTGGGAGTCAGTTGGGTGACATCGGGGAGCAGTACGAAACCAAGCAAACGGTGAACACGATGGCGAGTTTCGACAGCGACGCCAGTCTCGTCGCCTTGGGGTCGTCGTCGGTCCGACAGGTGAACTTCGGGAGCGGAAGCGGCACGCGCTACGTCGAACCGACGACCGGACGACTCACGATAGTCAGCGTCGACGGCACGAACCGGACGGTGATAGCGAACACGACGCTCGGCGAGGTTCGAAGCGAGGTGGGCGACACCGACATCGTGTACCAAGGGGGTGGCGTCTGGCGACACGCAGACGGCAACACGACGATGGTCTCGCCGCCAGAGTTCCACTACCAAGCACAGACACTCACGTTCCCCGTCGTCACCGTGGAGAACCAGTACGCCGGGAGCGGGTCGTCGCTCACCATCGAGAACAACGGCACCGAACAGTTGTTCCCCAACGAGACGCTCTCGAACCCGGTTTCGGGGGCGACCATCCGCGTCGAGGTCCGGAGCAGATACCACGAAGGGTGGGCACGGTACTTCCAAACGCGGACCACCGGAGCAGTCGAACACGACCGGTCCGAGGACCTCGCGGCGGTCAACCTCACCGCACCTGCCGACGGCATCTTCGACTATTCCGTCGCAACCACGGCGGGTGGCTCGGGTGCTATCACGGTCAGCGGCAGTCCCTACTACTGTGGCCCGTCGAGCAACGTCTACTCCTGTCCCGTCCAGCGCGGCGTGAACTATCCGTCCGCCGACTCGGCAGTGGAACGGGAGATAGACGACTGTGAACCCAGCGGCTGTCTGGACCTCGCCGCGAACCTCCCGAACCTCGACGAGGGGACGTACTACGCGGACAGCGACGTTACGATCCCCGACGGGACGACAGTCGACACGTCGGACGGGAACACGACCATCGTCGTCGACGGCGACGTCGACTGGCAGGGCGGCGGCGGTCCACCCGGGACACAGCACTTCGACATCCAAGGGCCGAACCGGACCGAGTTCTACGTGAACGGGACCGTCGAACTCGACGGCGGCCCGAACGTGAACACCGACTCGACGAACCCCGACCGACTTCTCGTGTTCGTTCACTCGAGTGCTGACTTCGCGTCGGGAAGCGGGAACCCAGAGTTTCACGGACTCATCTACGCGCCGGGGTCCGAGTTCGACATCGACGGTGGTGGGTCGGCGAGCAACTTCGTCGGCGCGGTCGTCGCACGGACGGCGAACGTCAACGGTGGCGGCAACCCGAGCGTCACCAACGTCCAGTACGACCCCAGTATCGACCCGAACGTCGGCATCGGGTCCGACCCCGACCTGACCTACCTCCACGTCACGCGCAACAACATCAGCGTGACCGGCGGGTGA